TTGCTGCTGCCATCACCCTGAGAGAACACATGAAGATGCATTCCGAGGACAAGCCCTACAAGTGCACCCAGTGTAGGAAGAGTTTTGTCCGTAGAAGGCATTTAAAAAAGCACCAGGAAGTCCATGCACGCGAGAAGCCATACACGTGCGGCCAGTGTGGCAAGGGCTTCGCCACAACTTCCAACCTGAAGCAGCACCAGAAAACCCATGCCGCAGTCGTGCTCGGAGACAAACCCCATCGCTGCGCGCAGTGCGGGAAGTGTTTTGCGGCTGCAGCCACTCTGAGAGAACACCAGAGGATCCACTCGGGTGAGAAGCCATACAAATGCAACATGTGTCGGAAGAGCTTCGTCCGCAAACGCCACCTTAAGAAGCACCAGCAGGTCCATGCTGGAGGAAAGCCCTACACATGCAGACATTGCAACAAGGGCTTCAAtcactcctcttctctctctcgccaTCACAAGACCCACCTGCAGAATCCAGTGTTCTCTCCACCGCAGCCTGGGAAACCCTTGTCTTACGGCACTCCCCCCAAACAGAGGGTGCATCAGCAGGGAGACAAGCCCTACATGTGCCACCACTGTGATAAGGGCTTCAATCATTCCTCTTCCCTGTCCCGGCACCAAAGAGTCCACTCAGAGGGAAAGAGTTACACCTGCGCTCACTGTGGCAAAAGATTCAATCACTCCTCCTCCCTTGCAAGACATCAGAGAGTTCACTTGgagaacaaacaacagcagcagcagcagcagccacagccaccACAGCCGCAACCGCAGCAGTACACCACCATCCCCACAGGGAAGGCATTCCCTAACAACGCTTTCCCAAAACAGCGCATCCTGTCCGTGGAAAAACCGTACAGGTGCACTCAGTGCGGCAAAGGCTTTAACCATTCATCTTCCCTCTCCAGACATCACAGGATCCACGTTGATCAGTGAGCTCCAGTTCTATCCCTCAAATGTTGTCCAAGCACACACCACCACTCCCCTCCTGTTTCTGTACCGACCATGTTCCCATCAATGAAAACCCCCATCATCAGGCCAACCTCTATAGACAAAGGGTCAGGTCAGCACATGGCtgcgatgaagaggagcagtTGACAAGAAATGGACCGTAACATGCGTCTTCAAAAAGAAACTGCTTGGCCTGAAGGACAATGTAACCCATAATTCAGAGCTGATCCTGTGACTGTGCTGAGTTTAAAGAGGGTataataatagagcgagaaggCAGCGGTTATTCTTGTTCGCGATTGTGCTTCACCTGCTCCAGGAGCTCTTTTGAacacttttaaagaaaaaaaaaatgtgatttgaagATCTACATGATAAAATTGTAACCTGGGGAAAATATGCTTCACCCTCTGGCTTTGTATTTTTCAAGAGACGAATTCAGTTGATGTACTTTCAGGTGGGCACACATGCTTCTCAGCCTCAACTTTATTCAAGGCTACCAATACAATTAATGAACGAGACTTGTTTCAATTTAAatagttaattttttttcatccacATAATCCATCTAAAGCAAATGTCAAAAATCCAATGTAAATAcgtattgattttcttttatatatatgtataggtGACTAGTGTGCTGTTCcaaaagattacatttttgatAGTAAGATCCACTTTGTCTccacccttttttttctcctcctttttatgactttaatttgttttaagtgttgGAGATGAAACGTGTTGCAGGTGTTCTCAAGCAGCTTGTTCTTGAATTTGGGCTACATCAGACATGAGCCTTCCTGTATATTTATGAGGTTGTTTTCTTGTATGTCTACTATGGGTTGGCACTGCTGCATAGACTGTACAGAGAGCAATACTGGCTCACCCCCTGGTTCTATTATGACATGCAATTTAGCCATAAGTAAATGCataatagaaataaaaacctACTGGGTAGCATATTAAGACATGACCTGTGTCCTAATTATTTACTGTGCGGTTTTCCTCTGTACCCCAGCACCAAATGTAACTGAAATGCAACACCACACTTTATTTCTTTGGAGACTAATTCAGTGACCCGTGTACAGAATATAGGTAACACACTCTTTGATCTGCAGATTGTCACGATTTGATCTAAAAATAGATTGTGTATACTAAAAGACAACGTGAAAAATCTCACTTTTACAAGATTTTTTGGAATTCCAATGGATGGCGCTCTATTTACTGTTCTGTGTAAAATATCTTTTACAAACCGATGTATTTTTTTAGATATGGCTTGGGCTCTATGAAAGGGAATGAGAGATATACAGTTTTTATGGGAGTGAACATTATAGTGagcaatattttcttttcatttggatAACAATTGTGCTTCAAACTGTAGCATAGGTTTCTTCCTTGTGTTAGATAGGTGCCTTATTGCATGCGATGTAGAAATGTATGCCGAGCTGTtatttgaggaaaaaaaagttagGGTTTCCAGGAGTCTTTTGTTCTTATTCATACTAACTTACcctacattttaatttgatgtcACTGATACCCTTTGCTTTCATGTATATTACCATGTGTTTACACTGTTACGACCATATTGTCTTTACCCCCacctttccttttatttttattttttttttgtcgatGGACTCATTGTAGAGAGAAAAATTGTAAATCATCCATATAAGCTTCTCTTAAGGGCAAATCCTGTAACACCTTATCCCAATTTCTGAGTGGCACATTTATGGATAAATAAAGGCTGTTGACTCTCGTGGTGTCCGATCAATGCAGTGCATTCTTAAAGTGGGAAAGGCATCGAACATTAGAGCTGATAAGGtcttattttttcaatatttattagGTTTACCCATCATTTATAAAACgcatcaaaataaatcacacgAATTTTGTGTCGCTTGTCACCTGGTCTTATTTTCACCACGTGCCTGTGCTCTGCCCCCTGCACTTCCACAGTGTAGCCACATGGTGTCACTCTTTACCCATGAAAGCATCAAACTGCAACAATAGTAGTTACATTATTGCTTGGAGTCCAGATGTGGGATAGCTACTAATGCtagtgttttattattatccttTATACAACTACAACATTAGACTCCAGCTGaaattgttata
The Platichthys flesus chromosome 12, fPlaFle2.1, whole genome shotgun sequence DNA segment above includes these coding regions:
- the si:ch211-198a12.6 gene encoding zinc finger protein 883 translates to MAESETECDTPGLDTLGSECVIAHSHVDLHYGAETEIMTEEKRGLELEIHGGDLKIQGLGTDLGAVACVEAIVAETDHDYIKVEHGEMHCFTAAEIKTTGGEALLGEVLLKAESEHVVKVESDHGGELTVESENGVIIHEAHGLQCNECGEIFGSIADLHQHFEIHKDLNPYICVHCGESFAVEASLKQHMKIHMKEKPYVSPGVEIMGKDVIDAFSLKSHQMIHLPDKPHRCSECGKSFAAAITLREHMKMHSEDKPYKCTQCRKSFVRRRHLKKHQEVHAREKPYTCGQCGKGFATTSNLKQHQKTHAAVVLGDKPHRCAQCGKCFAAAATLREHQRIHSGEKPYKCNMCRKSFVRKRHLKKHQQVHAGGKPYTCRHCNKGFNHSSSLSRHHKTHLQNPVFSPPQPGKPLSYGTPPKQRVHQQGDKPYMCHHCDKGFNHSSSLSRHQRVHSEGKSYTCAHCGKRFNHSSSLARHQRVHLENKQQQQQQQPQPPQPQPQQYTTIPTGKAFPNNAFPKQRILSVEKPYRCTQCGKGFNHSSSLSRHHRIHVDQ